The DNA sequence AGGGAATTGATGATCAGCAGGGCCATCTGGCGGCTGGCGGGACTTAATGGTCCCACGAACGGCCGCCATTGGGGACTGAAACGTGGCGCTTTGACTCCGCACCAGCGCTCGCGGGGCTGCGGGTCGTTCAGGAATGCTTCGTATAACAGGCAATCCTCGCGAGTCAGGCTGGAGAGCGGTTTGCCGCGTTCAAGTAAAGCCCACAGCAGCAAACGTTCAGCTTCCTTGCGGTAGTTGCGCAGGGTCTGTGGGGAATCGTGAAATTCAGCCAGCCAAGCTTGAATGGCTTCCATGTCATTACTTGCAGCCAATTGGCAGACTACATCGGGACCAGCGCGATTGCTGCCGGTGCGTCCGTCGAAACCTGCGGGTACCCGAAATATTTCCAGTGGTTGCGGTGTGGCGGGCGGTAAAACGGGCATCTTGGTCGTATCGTTCATAACAATTAAGTTTAAGGTCAGAATCGGTTGCTTTCACGGTAATTTTTAAGAATTAATTTAGCATAATGTAATTCCTGATAATGGTGATTATCAGGAATTTTACCCTAAAATAGATCGTAAAAAAACGTAATATGTAATAATAATATTTGATATTATTACAGCGATTTTCACTTTTCACCCAGGAGCAATCCGATATGGCCCGTTCAGGAATCCGTTATGAAGAAGTCAAGGAAGTTGCTGAAACGCTGCTCGGTCGCGGTTTGAATCCGACCATCCAACGGGTGCGCGAAGTCCTCGGCACCGGCAGCAACACCACCATCAGCGAGCATCTCAAGCGTTGGCAACAACAAATGGCTAATGCGCCTCGCGCCGTATTGCCGCCGACGGTGCCGGAAACTGTAACTACGGCCATGGAAACCTTTTGGAAAATTGCCGTACAGTCCGCCGAAGCGGCTTTCGAAGAGCAACGTGACCGCGCCCTGCAAGCCGTTACGACCGCCGAACAGGCTCGCGACGCCGCCATTGCCCAATCGCAACAGGCGCAGGCCGAAGCTGCTGAGGCGCATCATCAGTGGGAAACTGCTCAAACTATGCAACGCGAACTCACTGATCGCCTGCTTGTGGAACAGGAACGTCGAGCCGCTGCGGAAACAGCGACCCAAGCCGCTGAAGAGCGAGTACAGGCGGCTACTACTTCTATTGCAGAAATGCGCGCGGAAACCGATTCTCGAATCGCGCAGATGAACGCTACCCTTCTACAATTACGCAATGATCTTGATCAGCAGCGCCAGGAAGCGGAACAGCGGCTTGAATACGAACGCCAGCGCGGCGAAGTCAATGAGGCGCGTTTCATGCAATTACTGGATCGGGAGCGCGCCGAGCGGACTACAGAACAGCAGTCGTTCGCCACGGAACGGCAAAATCGCCTACAACACGAAGCAACGCTGACGCATCAACTGGAAAGTATTCAACGGGAACGTGGTGAATTACAGCGCCATCTCACCAACGTCCAGGAACGGCTGGAGCAAACTACTGCAACTCTGGAGACGCTTGACGCGACGCTTAAACGGCGCGAACAACAGGTTCAAGAAGCCGGACATGCTCTGGAAATCATGCAGGTTCGCCTGGAAACCGAAATCGATCTGCGACAACGCCTGGAGCAGGAGACCGCGGAGATGCGAAGATTGCTCAAGGAAATTATGACTCGACGTGATAATCCCTCGCATCCGAACCTAAATGAATAGCAGTAAAAAAACAAGGCTCAATATGGATTCCAGTCAGTTGGCGTTGTTAGGCGACCAGCAGTTCCAAGAGAGGTCTGAGCAAGCCTTTGCCCCGAATGCGGACGTTATGCACGAACTGAAAGAAGCCCAGGTAGAGCGGCAGCTTTTCTTGCGAAATTCCTCGATGGGGTCGCAACCAGGAACGCAACAGGGACCAGAAACCCTCAGCGGTATTAACATGAATCTCATGGAAGCCATCGCCATCGTCGTCGCGGGCGTATTCACCCCGGCTGTGACACACCGTATGATGATCAAAGCCCCAATCCTTCAATGGGTTATAGATTGCATATTCATCGGTATACACCCGGGTTCCCGGGGCGATGAAAGTCTGAAGGAGCGGTTGGATGGTCGCTTGCTGGACATTATCCAGCATCCGGACGACCACCGCGCCGCCGCGCTCAATCATGCCGAGAATC is a window from the Gammaproteobacteria bacterium genome containing:
- a CDS encoding DNA-binding protein, translated to MARSGIRYEEVKEVAETLLGRGLNPTIQRVREVLGTGSNTTISEHLKRWQQQMANAPRAVLPPTVPETVTTAMETFWKIAVQSAEAAFEEQRDRALQAVTTAEQARDAAIAQSQQAQAEAAEAHHQWETAQTMQRELTDRLLVEQERRAAAETATQAAEERVQAATTSIAEMRAETDSRIAQMNATLLQLRNDLDQQRQEAEQRLEYERQRGEVNEARFMQLLDRERAERTTEQQSFATERQNRLQHEATLTHQLESIQRERGELQRHLTNVQERLEQTTATLETLDATLKRREQQVQEAGHALEIMQVRLETEIDLRQRLEQETAEMRRLLKEIMTRRDNPSHPNLNE